In the genome of Streptococcus oralis, one region contains:
- a CDS encoding ribonuclease J, producing MSNISLTTLGGVRENGKNMYIAEIDGSIFVLDAGLKYPENEQLGVDVVIPNMDYLFENSDRIAGVFLTHGHADAIGALPYLLAEAKVPVFGSELTIELAKLFVKGNDTVKKFNDFHVIDEDTEIDFGGTVVSFFRTTHSIPESLGVVLKTPKGSIVYTGDFKFDQTASKSYATDFARLAEIGREGVLALLSDSANADSNIQVASESEVGEEITQTIADWEGRIIVAAVASNLSRIQQVFDAAADTGRRVVLTGFDIENIVRTAIRLKKLSLANESLLIKPKEMSRFEDHELIILETGRMGEPINGLRKMSIGRHRYVEIKDGDLVYIVTTPSIAKEAVMARVENMIYQAGGVVKLITQSLRVSGHGNARDLQLMINLLQPNYLFPIQGEYRELDAHAKAAMAVGMLPERIFIPKKGTTMSYEHGDFVPAGAVSAGDVLIDGNAIGDVGNVVLRDRKVLSEDGIFIVAITVNRREKKIVAKARVHTRGFVYLKKSRDILRESSELINQTVEEYLQGDDFDWADLKGKVRDNLTKYLFDQTKRRPAILPVVMEAK from the coding sequence ATGAGTAATATTAGTTTAACAACACTAGGTGGTGTACGAGAAAATGGGAAAAATATGTACATCGCTGAAATCGATGGTTCTATTTTTGTTTTGGATGCTGGGCTTAAATATCCTGAAAATGAACAACTAGGTGTTGATGTCGTCATTCCAAATATGGACTACCTTTTTGAAAATAGCGATCGTATCGCTGGGGTCTTCTTGACCCACGGGCATGCGGATGCCATTGGAGCTCTGCCTTACCTTTTGGCAGAAGCGAAGGTGCCTGTGTTTGGCTCTGAGTTGACTATCGAGTTGGCAAAACTCTTTGTCAAAGGAAATGATACGGTTAAGAAATTCAATGACTTCCATGTGATTGATGAGGATACAGAAATTGATTTTGGAGGAACTGTAGTTTCCTTCTTCCGTACAACTCACTCCATCCCAGAAAGTTTGGGAGTCGTCTTGAAAACTCCGAAAGGTAGCATTGTTTATACAGGTGACTTCAAATTTGACCAGACGGCTAGTAAATCCTATGCGACGGATTTTGCCCGTTTGGCAGAAATCGGTCGTGAGGGTGTCTTGGCGCTCCTCAGTGATTCTGCGAATGCGGATAGCAATATCCAAGTGGCGAGCGAGAGTGAAGTTGGAGAGGAAATTACCCAGACCATTGCGGACTGGGAAGGTCGTATCATCGTTGCGGCAGTTGCCAGCAACCTCTCTCGTATCCAGCAGGTTTTTGATGCTGCTGCGGATACAGGTCGCCGAGTTGTTTTGACTGGATTTGATATTGAAAATATCGTCCGCACTGCGATTCGACTCAAAAAATTATCTCTAGCCAACGAAAGTCTTTTGATCAAACCCAAAGAAATGTCTCGTTTTGAAGACCATGAGTTGATTATCCTTGAGACGGGCCGTATGGGTGAGCCTATTAATGGACTTCGTAAGATGTCTATCGGACGCCACCGTTATGTGGAAATCAAAGATGGGGACTTGGTCTATATCGTAACGACTCCATCTATCGCCAAAGAAGCCGTCATGGCGCGTGTTGAAAACATGATCTACCAAGCTGGTGGTGTAGTGAAACTCATTACCCAAAGCTTGCGAGTATCCGGACACGGAAATGCGCGTGATTTGCAGTTGATGATCAATCTTTTGCAACCAAACTACCTCTTCCCTATTCAAGGGGAATACCGTGAGTTGGATGCGCATGCCAAGGCTGCTATGGCAGTTGGGATGTTGCCAGAGCGCATTTTCATCCCTAAAAAGGGAACGACCATGTCTTATGAACATGGAGACTTTGTCCCAGCTGGAGCAGTTTCTGCAGGTGATGTCTTGATTGATGGAAATGCCATCGGAGATGTTGGAAATGTCGTCCTTCGTGACCGTAAGGTCTTGTCAGAAGATGGAATCTTTATCGTGGCGATTACTGTCAACCGTCGTGAGAAGAAAATTGTGGCCAAGGCCCGTGTTCACACGCGTGGATTTGTTTATCTCAAGAAGAGTCGTGACATTCTCCGTGAAAGCTCAGAATTGATTAACCAAACGGTAGAAGAGTATCTTCAAGGTGACGACTTTGATTGGGCAGATCTCAAAGGCAAGGTTCGTGATAATTTGACCAAATATCTCTTTGATCAAACTAAGCGTCGTCCAGCAATCTTGCCAGTCGTGATGGAAGCAAAATAA
- a CDS encoding alpha/beta hydrolase encodes MAVMNIEYYSEVLDMEWGVTVLYPDASRVTEPGCTDIPVLYLLHGMSGNQNSWLKRTNVERLLRGTNLIVIMPNTSNGWYTDTQYGFNYFTALAEELPQVMKRFFPNMTSKREKTFIAGLSMGGYGSFKLALATDRFSHAASFSGALSFQEFSPESQDLGSLAYWRGVFGEIKDWTASPHSLESIAAKSDKNTKLWAWCGEQDYLYSANNLAVKNLKKLGFEVTYSHSPGKHEWYYWEKQLERFLATLPIDFVLEERLS; translated from the coding sequence ATGGCAGTTATGAATATTGAGTATTACTCAGAAGTTTTGGATATGGAGTGGGGCGTTACCGTACTCTATCCAGATGCTAGTCGGGTGACTGAACCAGGTTGCACAGATATTCCTGTTCTTTATCTTTTGCACGGAATGTCGGGAAATCAAAATAGCTGGCTCAAGAGAACCAATGTCGAGCGTTTGTTGCGCGGGACTAATCTCATTGTCATCATGCCCAATACTAGCAATGGCTGGTACACAGATACCCAGTACGGTTTTAACTACTTTACTGCTCTAGCAGAAGAGTTGCCTCAGGTTATGAAACGTTTCTTCCCCAATATGACCAGCAAGCGAGAAAAGACCTTCATTGCTGGTCTCTCCATGGGTGGCTACGGTTCCTTTAAGCTGGCTCTCGCAACTGATCGTTTTTCTCATGCGGCTAGTTTTTCTGGTGCGCTCAGTTTTCAAGAATTTTCTCCTGAAAGTCAGGATCTGGGCTCTCTTGCCTACTGGAGAGGAGTTTTTGGAGAGATCAAAGATTGGACAGCTAGCCCTCATTCGCTTGAAAGCATAGCTGCAAAATCCGATAAAAATACCAAACTATGGGCTTGGTGTGGGGAGCAAGACTATCTCTACTCTGCAAATAATCTCGCAGTGAAAAACCTCAAAAAACTTGGTTTTGAGGTGACCTATAGTCATAGTCCAGGTAAGCACGAGTGGTACTACTGGGAAAAACAATTGGAGCGTTTTTTAGCTACATTACCAATTGACTTTGTTTTGGAAGAGCGCTTATCTTAG
- a CDS encoding M57 family metalloprotease has protein sequence MFWIIRLLFRFLLGIWRFFWRLVWTVVILLLIAFGVVWYLTGDFHSAVNQVEKMSKIGQGGWNQWKETGTLEVLSQTDSHQHAEGKWVQASARIYIEPQMDETFQAAYAEAIKNWNQTGAFTFEVVADPSQADIVASEMNDGSTAVAGQAESQTNLLTNQFISVTVRLNHYYLSNPNYGYSYERIVHTAEHELGHAIGLDHTNETSVMQPAGSYYGIQPQDVTAVQELYTSSD, from the coding sequence ATGTTCTGGATTATTCGATTATTGTTCCGATTTCTGTTGGGAATTTGGCGTTTCTTCTGGCGTCTGGTTTGGACTGTGGTCATTCTACTGCTCATTGCCTTTGGAGTGGTTTGGTATCTGACAGGTGATTTTCATTCTGCGGTCAATCAGGTTGAAAAAATGAGTAAGATTGGTCAAGGTGGTTGGAATCAGTGGAAGGAGACGGGAACTCTGGAAGTCTTGTCTCAGACAGACAGTCACCAACATGCAGAAGGCAAGTGGGTTCAGGCCTCAGCTCGCATCTATATTGAACCTCAAATGGATGAGACCTTCCAAGCTGCCTATGCAGAAGCCATAAAAAACTGGAATCAAACGGGAGCCTTTACCTTTGAGGTCGTTGCGGATCCTAGCCAGGCAGATATTGTGGCAAGTGAGATGAATGATGGATCGACTGCTGTAGCAGGTCAAGCTGAGAGTCAAACCAATTTGTTAACCAATCAATTTATATCTGTAACGGTTCGCCTGAATCACTATTATCTATCCAATCCAAACTATGGTTATTCTTATGAACGGATCGTGCACACGGCGGAGCACGAGCTGGGGCATGCCATCGGATTGGATCACACCAACGAGACTTCTGTTATGCAGCCGGCAGGTTCCTACTATGGAATTCAGCCGCAGGATGTGACAGCTGTTCAAGAACTCTATACCAGTAGCGACTAG
- the uvrC gene encoding excinuclease ABC subunit UvrC has protein sequence MNNLIKSKLELLPTSPGCYIHKDKNGTIIYVGKAKNLRNRVRSYFRGSHDTKTEALVSEIVDFEFIVTESNIEALLLEINLIKENKPKYNIMLKDDKSYPFIKITNERYPRLIITRQVKKDGGLYFGPYPDVGAANEIKRLLDRIFPFRKCTNPPSKVCFYYHIGQCMAHTICQKNEAYFKSMAQEVSDFLKGQDDKIIDDLKGKMAKAAQSMEFERAAEYRDLIQAIGTLRTKQRVMAKDLQNRDVFGYYVDKGWMCVQVFFVRQGKLIERDVNLFPYYNDPDEDFLTYVGQFYQEKSHLVPNEVLIPQDIDEEAVEALVDTKIFKPQRGEKKQLVNLAIKNARVSLEQKFNLLEKSVEKTQGAIENLGRLLQIPTPVRIESFDNSNIMGTSPVSAMVVFVNGKPSKKDYRKYKIKTVVGPDDYASMREVIRRRYGRVQREGLTPPDLIVIDGGQGQVNIAKQVIQEELGLDIPIAGLQKNDKHQTHELLFGDPLEVVELSRNSQEFFLLQRIQDEVHRFAITFHRQLRSKNSFSSQLDGIEGLGPKRKQNLMKHFKSLTKIKEASVDEIVEVGVPRAVAEAVQRKLNPQGEVELAQVAEESVDYQTEGNHHEQ, from the coding sequence ATGAATAACTTGATCAAATCAAAACTAGAGCTCCTGCCAACCAGCCCTGGTTGCTACATTCACAAAGACAAAAACGGCACCATTATCTATGTAGGAAAGGCTAAAAATCTGCGCAACCGTGTGCGGTCCTATTTCCGTGGCAGTCATGATACCAAGACAGAGGCTCTGGTGTCTGAAATTGTGGATTTTGAATTTATCGTCACTGAGTCTAATATTGAGGCACTTCTCCTAGAAATCAACCTGATCAAGGAAAATAAGCCCAAGTACAATATCATGCTCAAGGATGACAAGTCTTATCCCTTCATCAAAATCACCAATGAGCGTTATCCTCGTTTGATTATCACCCGTCAAGTCAAAAAGGACGGAGGTCTTTATTTTGGCCCCTATCCAGATGTGGGGGCAGCTAATGAAATCAAGCGACTCTTGGATCGAATTTTCCCTTTTCGCAAGTGTACCAACCCGCCCTCTAAAGTCTGTTTTTATTACCACATCGGTCAATGTATGGCCCACACCATCTGTCAGAAAAATGAGGCCTATTTCAAGTCCATGGCTCAGGAGGTTTCTGATTTCCTAAAAGGACAGGATGACAAAATCATCGATGACCTCAAGGGGAAGATGGCAAAGGCAGCTCAAAGTATGGAGTTTGAACGTGCGGCGGAATACCGTGACCTGATTCAGGCCATTGGAACGCTTCGGACCAAGCAAAGGGTCATGGCGAAAGATTTGCAAAATCGGGATGTCTTTGGCTACTATGTGGATAAGGGCTGGATGTGTGTTCAGGTTTTCTTTGTCCGTCAAGGCAAGCTCATCGAGCGCGACGTCAACCTCTTCCCTTATTACAATGATCCGGATGAGGACTTCTTGACCTACGTGGGACAATTTTATCAAGAAAAATCCCACCTGGTTCCCAATGAAGTATTGATTCCGCAGGATATCGATGAAGAAGCCGTTGAGGCCTTGGTGGATACTAAGATTTTCAAGCCCCAACGTGGAGAGAAAAAACAACTGGTCAATTTAGCTATAAAGAATGCCCGTGTTAGTCTGGAGCAGAAATTTAACCTGCTAGAAAAATCTGTCGAAAAGACCCAAGGGGCTATTGAAAATCTAGGACGCTTGCTCCAAATACCGACTCCAGTCCGCATCGAGTCCTTCGATAACTCTAATATCATGGGAACTAGCCCTGTTTCAGCTATGGTGGTCTTTGTCAATGGCAAACCGAGTAAGAAGGATTACCGTAAGTACAAGATAAAAACGGTTGTCGGTCCAGATGACTATGCTAGTATGCGTGAGGTTATTCGCAGACGTTATGGTCGAGTACAACGAGAAGGTTTGACCCCACCAGATTTGATTGTCATTGATGGGGGACAAGGTCAGGTCAATATCGCTAAGCAGGTCATCCAAGAAGAGCTGGGGTTGGATATTCCCATTGCTGGGCTGCAAAAAAATGATAAGCACCAAACCCATGAGTTGCTCTTTGGAGATCCACTGGAAGTGGTGGAGCTGTCTCGCAATTCTCAGGAATTTTTCCTCCTCCAACGCATCCAGGATGAGGTGCACCGCTTTGCTATCACCTTCCACCGCCAACTGCGCTCAAAAAATTCCTTTTCTTCACAACTGGATGGGATTGAAGGATTGGGGCCTAAACGTAAGCAGAATCTTATGAAACATTTCAAGTCTCTAACTAAAATCAAGGAAGCCAGTGTGGATGAAATTGTCGAAGTTGGTGTGCCAAGGGCAGTCGCAGAAGCTGTTCAGAGAAAGTTGAACCCTCAGGGAGAAGTGGAATTGGCTCAAGTAGCAGAAGAGAGTGTAGATTACCAAACGGAAGGAAATCACCATGAACAATAA
- a CDS encoding HNH endonuclease has protein sequence MIPIKKSNSKQVYEFCRDIYEKLPEKDELDMLIFKNFGSHNGLEDYFTQQDRAFLKLMMADYSTLLKVKEKIDSSSDVEWVFKIHVEKFSDLVNQIYSHLKNDFIEKCDKEIKQLKIGHIRGVSTSINLKRILSYETDDNLDKIRKKKNLTDNIRIIVDRTKNTREFIDLIKKNLKSEFLKDFEDIFPDKMDTLVEMMSSKKSFNDLVQSYKFDGIHTKKSHIVLKDYVVERYKEKLESYYNKIDKKELVRITGVTVCPYCNRNFINVTEEANTSQLDHFFPKNEYPLFALCFYNLIPSCYGCNNKKSTSKFYISPYDESITDIDELLKFSLNIKSADFINNSESIDIIIKDDISEEELKQLESKDKLSVRQKLLKDKYVIDTRSLYKLHTDVVQELLWKQEVYSNSYKIKLEEILATSDKKFSKYEIDRMIVGYYTDKENYGKRPLSKMVTDISKEIGLLGEEE, from the coding sequence ATGATTCCGATAAAAAAGAGCAATTCTAAACAAGTATATGAATTTTGTCGTGATATTTATGAGAAATTACCAGAAAAAGACGAATTAGATATGTTAATTTTTAAGAATTTTGGATCTCACAATGGATTGGAAGACTATTTTACACAACAAGATAGAGCCTTTCTAAAACTTATGATGGCGGACTACTCTACCTTACTAAAAGTAAAGGAAAAAATAGATAGCTCATCTGATGTTGAATGGGTTTTTAAAATACATGTGGAGAAATTTTCTGATTTGGTTAATCAAATTTATAGTCATTTAAAAAACGATTTTATAGAAAAGTGTGATAAGGAAATTAAGCAGTTAAAAATAGGGCATATTAGAGGAGTAAGTACTAGTATTAATCTGAAAAGAATATTATCATATGAGACTGATGATAATCTAGATAAAATTCGAAAAAAGAAAAATTTGACTGATAATATACGGATTATTGTTGATAGAACAAAGAATACAAGAGAATTTATCGACTTGATTAAGAAGAATTTAAAATCTGAATTCTTAAAGGACTTTGAAGATATATTTCCGGATAAAATGGATACTTTGGTCGAAATGATGAGCTCGAAAAAATCGTTTAATGATTTAGTGCAGAGTTACAAGTTTGATGGAATTCATACTAAAAAATCTCATATAGTATTGAAGGATTATGTTGTTGAACGATACAAAGAAAAGTTGGAATCCTATTATAATAAAATAGACAAAAAAGAGTTAGTTCGCATAACTGGTGTCACAGTTTGTCCATATTGTAATAGAAATTTTATAAATGTAACCGAGGAAGCTAATACAAGTCAGTTAGACCATTTTTTCCCTAAGAATGAATATCCTCTATTCGCTTTATGTTTTTACAATCTGATTCCTTCTTGTTATGGTTGTAATAATAAAAAGAGTACGAGTAAATTTTATATCTCTCCCTATGATGAAAGTATAACTGATATTGATGAATTGTTGAAATTTTCTTTGAATATAAAGTCTGCAGATTTTATTAATAATTCAGAAAGTATTGATATTATAATCAAGGATGACATATCGGAAGAGGAGTTAAAACAATTAGAAAGCAAGGATAAATTAAGTGTTAGACAGAAATTATTGAAAGACAAATATGTGATTGATACAAGAAGTTTATATAAACTACACACAGATGTTGTCCAAGAATTATTGTGGAAGCAGGAAGTTTATAGTAATAGCTATAAAATTAAGTTAGAAGAAATTTTAGCTACGTCCGATAAAAAGTTTTCAAAATATGAGATAGATAGAATGATAGTTGGTTATTATACAGACAAAGAAAATTATGGGAAAAGACCACTTTCAAAAATGGTTACAGATATTAGCAAAGAAATTGGACTACTAGGGGAAGAGGAATGA
- a CDS encoding AAA family ATPase: MKLIALVIKQYDELFKNQIFNFSDEYKVDFNFETNKLKIDKNLDYIENFYGDSIYNISPIVGINGIGKTTVLNIISGYSPAKREQDSDNQYFFLFEIGKQEDKVRFKVSSNNLSVATLQEYWGQTFYRNQDGSFDCDPEGYDVTRNILYVNLPSKGKGGVIESRTTLNQKGLAMFIHSYLWLSDRNIISSVLSCSLDISTYGLKDNTNSIPRGIKAIGFLIYKSIHNIFYEEDEFIKKLLSESLLDECEKYLKEDVSDYEDSGFNLLLDIVKELNQNEVKEEENKLKDETRKVKKDYVESIIDIVNIFREIRENGSLIDNKSSSILLKYSNNNRSLFEELNDRLFQHTKSKKLVDKFCYDLNENFNNYYLLKETPDYHMSTGEGNLIEIFSQLYTYLYMHEESSEDIILLVDELESGMHLEWSRRLIKILINNLSEILEDEGKGRKIQLIFTTHSPYMLSDIKPGNVIMIEKNQETGYSEGKVLQNTFAKNIQEIMKENLIDNIYGDFALAKINSMIERLNGEEEQEGNEEELLKEIHLISEPILRNKLLEMYDKKYNTSEFSIEKQLQKLNLNEEQREQVRAMIKENISNADADK; this comes from the coding sequence ATGAAATTAATTGCTTTGGTGATTAAACAGTATGATGAGCTTTTTAAGAATCAGATTTTTAATTTTTCAGACGAATATAAAGTTGATTTTAACTTTGAAACAAATAAATTAAAAATTGATAAAAATCTAGACTATATTGAAAATTTTTATGGAGACTCTATTTATAATATTTCGCCAATTGTAGGGATAAATGGGATTGGGAAAACAACAGTTTTAAACATAATTAGTGGCTATTCACCAGCTAAACGCGAGCAAGACTCTGATAATCAATATTTCTTCCTTTTTGAAATAGGAAAACAAGAAGACAAAGTAAGATTTAAGGTTTCTTCCAATAATTTATCTGTTGCAACACTACAAGAATATTGGGGCCAGACTTTTTACAGGAATCAAGATGGAAGTTTTGATTGTGATCCAGAAGGTTATGATGTGACTCGAAATATATTATACGTTAATTTGCCAAGTAAAGGCAAAGGAGGAGTTATTGAATCTCGGACAACGTTGAATCAAAAAGGATTAGCAATGTTTATACATTCATATTTGTGGTTAAGCGATCGTAACATTATTAGTTCAGTTTTATCTTGTTCATTAGATATTAGTACTTATGGTTTAAAAGATAATACTAACTCAATTCCGAGAGGGATAAAAGCCATAGGATTTTTAATATATAAGTCCATACATAATATTTTTTATGAAGAAGATGAATTTATAAAGAAACTATTATCTGAATCTTTATTAGATGAATGCGAAAAATATTTAAAGGAAGATGTTTCTGATTATGAGGACTCTGGATTTAATTTACTTTTAGATATAGTAAAAGAATTAAACCAAAATGAAGTAAAGGAGGAAGAAAATAAATTAAAGGATGAAACAAGAAAAGTAAAAAAAGATTATGTAGAATCAATAATTGATATAGTTAATATTTTTAGAGAAATCCGAGAAAATGGTTCTTTAATTGATAATAAATCTTCTTCAATTTTGTTAAAATACTCGAATAATAATAGATCTTTATTTGAAGAACTTAATGACAGACTATTTCAGCATACAAAATCGAAAAAATTAGTAGATAAGTTTTGTTATGATTTAAATGAAAACTTTAATAATTATTATTTGTTAAAAGAGACTCCTGATTATCATATGTCAACTGGGGAAGGGAACCTAATTGAAATATTTTCACAACTTTATACGTATCTATATATGCATGAAGAAAGTTCCGAGGATATTATACTGCTAGTTGATGAATTAGAATCGGGAATGCACTTAGAATGGTCTAGGAGATTAATTAAAATTCTGATTAATAATCTTTCTGAAATATTGGAAGACGAGGGAAAGGGTAGAAAGATCCAACTCATCTTTACAACTCACTCTCCCTATATGTTATCTGATATTAAACCAGGAAATGTGATTATGATTGAAAAAAATCAAGAAACGGGATATTCAGAAGGGAAAGTTTTACAAAATACTTTCGCTAAAAATATACAAGAAATCATGAAGGAAAATTTGATTGATAACATTTATGGTGATTTTGCCTTAGCAAAGATTAATTCTATGATTGAAAGACTTAATGGAGAAGAGGAGCAGGAAGGAAATGAAGAAGAACTATTAAAAGAAATTCATTTGATCAGCGAGCCTATTCTTCGTAATAAATTATTAGAGATGTATGATAAGAAATACAATACCTCAGAATTTAGTATTGAAAAACAACTGCAGAAGTTGAATCTTAATGAGGAACAGCGTGAGCAGGTCAGAGCAATGATTAAAGAAAATATAAGTAACGCCGATGCGGATAAATAA
- a CDS encoding metallophosphoesterase family protein produces the protein MKHRIAILSDIHGNTTALKAVLSDAKRQEATEYWLLGDIFLPGPGENDLLALLKDLPITATVRGNWDDCVLEALDGQYGLEDLQEVQLLRMTQFLMERMAPDQIAWLRSLPLLEKKEVDGLRFSLSHNLPDKNYGGDLLVDNDTEKFDQLLDNETDVAVYGHVHKQLLRYGSRGQQIINPGTIGMPYFDWEALKNHRAQYAVIEVEDGELVNIHFRKVAYDYEAELELAKSKGLPFIEMYEELRREDNYRGHNLELLASLIEKHGYVEDVKTYFDFLQSEK, from the coding sequence ATGAAACACAGAATCGCGATTTTATCTGATATACACGGGAATACCACAGCCTTGAAGGCAGTTCTGTCAGATGCTAAAAGACAGGAAGCGACAGAATATTGGCTTCTAGGGGATATTTTTCTCCCTGGTCCTGGGGAAAATGATTTGCTAGCCTTGCTAAAAGACCTTCCTATCACAGCGACTGTCCGTGGAAACTGGGATGATTGTGTCTTGGAGGCCTTAGATGGGCAATATGGTTTGGAAGATCTACAGGAAGTCCAGCTCTTGCGTATGACCCAGTTTTTAATGGAGCGAATGGCTCCCGATCAGATCGCTTGGCTACGAAGCTTGCCTTTGCTGGAAAAGAAAGAAGTTGACGGATTGCGCTTTTCTCTTTCTCATAATTTGCCTGATAAGAACTATGGAGGAGACTTGCTGGTTGACAATGATACGGAGAAATTTGACCAACTGCTAGATAATGAAACGGACGTGGCAGTCTATGGTCATGTTCATAAGCAGTTGCTTCGTTATGGAAGCCGAGGGCAACAAATCATCAATCCAGGTACGATTGGCATGCCCTATTTTGATTGGGAGGCGTTAAAAAATCACCGTGCCCAGTATGCCGTGATAGAAGTGGAAGATGGGGAATTGGTCAATATCCATTTTCGTAAAGTCGCTTATGATTATGAAGCGGAGCTAGAATTGGCCAAGTCCAAGGGTCTTCCCTTTATCGAAATGTATGAAGAGCTACGACGAGAAGACAACTATCGGGGGCACAATCTGGAACTTTTAGCTAGTTTAATCGAAAAGCACGGGTATGTAGAGGATGTAAAGACCTATTTTGATTTCTTGCAAAGTGAGAAATAA
- a CDS encoding nitroreductase family protein, with amino-acid sequence MKFLELNKKRHATKHFTDQPVDPKDVRTAIEIATLAPSAHNSQPWKFVVVREKNAELAKLAYGSNFEQVSAAPVTIALFTDTDLAKRARKIARVGGANNFSEEQLQYFMKNLPAEFARYSEQQVSDYLALNAGLVAMNLVLALTDQGIGSNIILGFDKSKANEVLDIEDRFRPELLITVGYTDEKLEPSYRLPVDEIIEKR; translated from the coding sequence ATGAAATTTCTTGAATTAAATAAAAAACGTCATGCGACCAAGCATTTCACTGATCAGCCGGTGGATCCCAAAGATGTTCGCACAGCTATTGAAATCGCAACCTTGGCCCCAAGCGCTCACAACAGCCAGCCTTGGAAATTTGTGGTGGTTCGTGAGAAAAATGCTGAATTGGCAAAATTGGCTTATGGTTCGAACTTTGAGCAGGTATCAGCAGCACCTGTAACCATTGCCTTGTTTACAGACACAGATTTGGCTAAACGTGCCCGTAAGATTGCCAGAGTTGGTGGTGCTAATAACTTTTCTGAAGAGCAACTTCAATACTTTATGAAGAATTTGCCTGCTGAATTTGCGCGTTATAGTGAACAACAAGTCAGCGACTACCTAGCCCTCAATGCAGGTTTGGTTGCCATGAACTTGGTTTTGGCTCTGACAGATCAGGGAATTGGTTCTAACATTATTCTTGGATTTGACAAATCAAAAGCCAACGAAGTTTTGGATATCGAAGACCGTTTCCGTCCAGAACTCTTGATTACGGTAGGTTACACAGACGAAAAATTGGAACCAAGCTACCGCTTGCCAGTGGATGAAATTATCGAGAAAAGATAG